A section of the Ciona intestinalis chromosome 4, KH, whole genome shotgun sequence genome encodes:
- the LOC100184376 gene encoding voltage-dependent L-type calcium channel subunit alpha-1D isoform X2 encodes MTSNSSGHLGTADVSYLDSIRPGLKNDPPAPQREVPSLARPKQQDRSTLRNWRQETSGDGRPALFPNQPSAAVQGRITNGHTRTTESGGADKLAQDSGVRNSDSLQAKPANGILALSKASSTAQVNAPGQPVTGGVNWAEVLKAAKNQNKKMHGPRKRKQAQQDTAKAETSLLCLSLKNPFRKACLKIVEWRPFDVLILLTIFANCCALAIYVPFPGEDSNATNEILEKVEYVFLAIFTVESFMKIIAFGFAFHPNAYLRNGWNILDFIIVIVGLISIVFEMADVGSTDKVRALRAFRVLRPLRLVSGVPSLQVVLNAIIRAMLPLLHIALLVMFVIIIYAVVGLELFKGKLHKTCYFNETGMTDVIANEDPQPCAGPNEWGRHCPDDTVCKEGWDGPANGIINFDTFYFSFITVFQCITMEGWTEVLYYTNDAMGSHLPWMYFVSLIIVGSFFVMNLILGVLSGEFSKEREKANARGEFQKLREKQQLDEDVRGYMEWITQAEDIDPVNEDDDMDEKRQGDNEDGSSDVTAAQADDSWWQKQRKKLCKTCYSRRWKRWNRKTRRKCRLMVKSQTFYWLVIVLVFFNTLSLATEHYQQPDWLTSVQEISNKVLLGIFTLEMLLKMYALGMQVYFVSLFNRFDCFVVCGGIVEMVLTSAKVMEPLGISVLRCVRLLRIFKVTRYWSSLSNLVASLLNSIRSIAGLLLLLFLFIVIFSLLGMQLFGGRFNSIAEGDQKIRSNFDTFLQALLTVFQILTGEDWNVVMYYGIRAYGGASSIGLITSIYFIILFVCGNYILLNVFLAIAVDNLADAESLNVAQKEKEEEQKRKKTMRLKKLRNLFKKKETTSVETAEGADEYGDRQKYDKNEDGIPLQNIAESSLQTDEIDHEIRIEVTEASETNSDRHLPEDGGSDSEPEVPIGPRPRRMSELNLKETKSPMPQATSFFIFTPTNPFRKWCHFIANNNIFNNGIFVCIMLSSVALACEDPIDSKSELNEVLKYFDYVFTGIFTVEIILKMVAYGVILHKGSFCRNSFNLLDLLVVGVSLISIFGNSDGFSVVKILRVLRVLRPLRAINRAKGLKHVVQCVIVAISTIGNIFIITTLLQFMFACIGVQLFKGRLYGCTDESKSTREECKGDFYAIPQDGFGQPHIKKREWVNNDFNYDNVLNAMLTLFVVATFEGWPALLYKSIDSWKEGVGPKYDARPAVALFYFIYIIVIAFFMMNIFVGFVIVTFQEQGEQEYRNCELDKNQRQCVEYALKAKPTRRYIPKNPWQYKAWFVVNSTYFEYFMLVLILLNTVCLAIQHYQQDAGLTRILNHMNLVFTTLFTIEMIFKLIAFKPRHYFGDPWNTFDAIIVFGSIADAVTTFIGGDKSFSINFFRLFRVMRLVKLLSRGEGIRTLLWTFIKSFQALPYVALLIVLLFFIYAVIGMQVFGKVKPIDGEQINRNNNFQTFIQSVLLLFRCATGESWQEVMLAAASGKECDDRSDWNSTGLASPEDKFACGSDFSYTYFLTFYMLCAFLIINLFVAVIMDNFDYLTRDWSILGPHHLDEFKTVWSEYDPEAKGRIKHLNVVKLLRRIQPPLGFGKLCPQRMACRKLVTMNMPLNSDGTVMFNATLFALIRTSLNIKTEGNIDQANEELRAVIKKIWKRTSIKLLDQIAPPAGNDDITVGKFYATYLIQDYFRKFRERKAAAKLANDKSKGLSGANMQNHKDVFSLQAGLRALQDAGPEIKRAISGGIAHDEPYASNDENEPEHRRRHSLFGMLRRNSATTPTASKRPLQVESDDHKKRYSGRFLTSQSPMLNRLTPKSRSIHDIVMAARAQHSGQSGDETTSSIASPTDESLGRNDYHSRSAVTHGENSNVNNSSSNYSFSSYATDDELNSVGGYYDEHAPLHPAARSERKYNDHQRYPSYAKRWDRSVYRCDDDSRTVLYPLLPVHSRDEESEYETDHTTYAAAPYRCNDETCSVDFEKRSNYQAQNGAVSNRTNRSLPNVPLRTSIDRPVALNPHDHHHHRESVNNHTNSNDSGPMHSRYTITTPKLRIMDSDYVPTIDRFVPRSRQSKSKPHRRLLPIPPLQHARSGTIPSLHLSNQEAWRTPPSSPRQALSVRSNLNSPIGSSDEGGWATPAQRWTSESNMDTFGRGNHINYHDSRRQSGNDLIEKVLLDGGLPVLAQDKNFVQTISKELADACELSLPELHSAATNIINSDHSLYGSDESLCGDVSPDNHIDDDVTSLEEGRVCFRRRSKTRKDEHGLEDEIIVVPNITS; translated from the exons GACTGAAGAATGATCCGCCGGCACCACAACGTGAAGTACCTTCGCTTGCCAGACCCAAGCAGCAAGACCGATCTACTCTTAGAAACTGGAGGCAAGAGACGTCCGGAGACGGACGACCAGCCTTATTTCCAAATCAACCGTCAGCAGCGGTACAAGGACGGATTACAAACGGCCACACGAGAACAACAGAGAGCGGAGGCGCGGACAAACTCGCGCAGGACTCAGGCGTAAGGAATTCAGACTCGCTGCAGGCAAAGCCTGCGAACGGAATACTCGCTTTATCAAAAGCGTCCAGTACTGCACAGGTCAACGCTCCCGGACAGCCGGTAACAGGAGGAGTAAACTGGGCAGAAGTGCTAAAAGCAGCAAAGAACCAGAACAAGAAGATGCACGGACCACGGAAAAGAAAGCAAGCGCAACAAGACACCGCAAAGGCAGAAACTTCGCTTCTGTGTTTGTCGCTAAAAAATCCTTTCCGAAAAGCGTGTTTGAAAATTGTGGAATGGAG GCCTTTCGACGTTCTTATCCTTCTTACAATATTCGCCAACTGTTGTGCCCTCGCTATTTATGTCCCGTTTCCAGGAGAGGACTCAAACGCCACGAACGAAATCCTG GAAAAGGTGGAGTACGTATTTCTTGCCATTTTCACTGTGGAATCTTTTATGAAGATCATTGCGTTCGGATTTGCATTCCACCCGAACGCTTATTTACGAAATGGTTGGAATATCTTGGATTTCATCATCGTTATTGTTGG GTTAATCAGCATAGTATTCGAGATGGCGGACGTGGGAAGCACAGACAAAGTCCGTGCTCTTAGAGCTTTTCGAGTACTCCGGCCGCTCCGGCTCGTTTCCGGAGTACCAA GTTTGCAGGTGGTGTTGAACGCCATTATTAGAGCAATGTTACCGCTCTTGCACATCGCCCTACTAGTTATGTTTGTAATCATCATATACGCCGTGGTAGGACTCGAGCTTTTTAAAGGCAAACTTCACAAAACTTGTTACTTCAACGAAACAG GCATGACCGACGTAATAGCAAACGAGGACCCACAGCCCTGTGCTGGCCCTAACGAGTGGGGTCGCCACTGCCCCGACGATACCGTGTGCAAGGAGGGTTGGGATGGTCCAGCAAATGGCATCATCAACTTTGatacgttttatttttcgttcatCACTGTGTTTCAGTGCATTACCATGGAGGGTTGGACAGAAGTACTGTACTAC ACCAATGATGCAATGGGAAGCCATTTGCCGTGGATGTATTTTGTCTCCTTGATCATCGTTGGCTCGTTCTTCGTTATGAACCTTATTCTTGGTGTTTTAAGCGG GGAATTCTCAAAGGAAAGGGAAAAAGCGAACGCTCGTGGTGAGTTCCAGAAGCTTCGCGAGAAGCAGCAGCTGGATGAGGACGTGAGAGGATACATGGAGTGGATCACACAAGCAGAGGACATCGACCCTGTCAATGAAGATGACGACATGGATGAAAAAC GCCAGGGCGACAATGAAGACGGCtcgagtgacgtcacagctgCGCAAGCCGACGACAGTTGGTGGCAAAAGCAGCG GAAGAAACTATGCAAGACTTGCTACAG CCGACGATGGAAGAGATGGAATCGCAAAACGAGAAGGAAGTGCCGCCTCATGGTCAAGTCGCAGACGTTTTATTGGCTTGTAATCGTTCTTGTGTTTTTCAACACTCTCTCGTTAGCAACTGAACACTATCAACAGCCCGACTGGCTTACATCTGTGCAAG AAATATCAAACAAAGTTTTACTGGGAATTTTCACGCTCGAGATGTTACTGAAGATGTACGCGCTTGGAATGCAAGTCTACTTCGTATCTCTGTTCAACCGTTTTGACTGTTTTGTGGTCTGCGGTGGCATCGTGGAAATGGTCCTAACCAGTGCCAAG GTTATGGAACCGCTTGGAATATCCGTTCTGCGTTGTGTACGACTGTTGAGGATATTTAAAGTAACTAG ATACTGGAGCTCTCTCAGTAATTTAGTCGCATCCCTTCTAAACTCAATCCGATCGATCGCTGGACTTCTCCTTTTGCTCTTCTTGTTCATCGTCATCTTCTCATTGCTCGGGATGCAGCTTTTCGGCGGGAGGTTTAACTCTATTGCCGAAGGCGACCAGAAAATCCGCTCAAACTTTGATACGTTTCTACAAGCTCTTCTTACAGTGTTTCAG ATTCTCACAGGAGAGGATTGGAACGTGGTCATGTACTATGGAATTCGAGCGTACGGCGGCGCCAGTAGTATTGGTCTCATTACTTCtatttatttcatcattttatTTGTGTGTGGAAACTATATTCTACTAAACGTCTTCTTGGCTATTGCTGTTGATAACTTGGCAGACGCTGAAAGCTTGAATGTCGCGCAAAAAGAGAAGGAGGAAgaacaaaaaagaaagaagacCATGCGCCTTAAGAAGCTCAG AAACCTCTTCAAGAAAAAAGAGACAACAAGCGTAGAGACGGCTGAGGGTGCTGACGAATACGGTGATCGACAGAAGTATGATAAGAACGAAGATGGCATCCCTCTTCAAAATATCGCGGAATCCTCGCTGCAAACGGATGAAATAGATCACGAGATCAG AATTGAAGTGACGGAAGCCTCCGAAACCAACTCCGATCGCCACCTACCGGAAGACGGAGGAAGTGATTCAGAACCGGAAGTTCCTATCGGTCCCCGCCCTCGCAGAATGTCggaacttaatttaaaagaaacaaagtcACCTATGCCACAAGCGActtctttctttatttttacccCAACTAATCC GTTCCGGAAGTGGTGTCACTTTATcgccaacaacaacatattcaACAACGGTATTTTCGTGTGTATTATGCTAAGCAGCGTGGCGCTTGCATGCGAAGATCCAATTGACTCTAAATCCGAGCTGAACGAAGTCCTCAA ATACTTCGATTACGTGTTCACTGGGATTTTCACGGTGGagataattttgaaaatggTTGCATACGGCGTCATTCTGCATAAAGGATCGTTCTGTCGAAATTCGTTTAATTTATTGGACCTGCTGGTTGTGGGCGTTTCCCTTATATCAATATTTGGAAA TTCTGACGGATTCTCTGTGGTCAAAATCCTTCGTGTTCTTCGAGTTTTAAGGCCGCTGCGAGCGATCAACAGAGCTAAAGGCTTGAAGCATGTAGTACAGTGTGTCATCGTCGCTATAA GTACGATTGGTAACATCTTCATCATAACGACGCTACTGCAGTTTATGTTCGCATGCATCGGCGTCCAGTTGTTTAAAGGAAGACTTTACGGTTGCACGGACGAGTCCAAGTCCACACGCGAGGAATGCAA GGGCGACTTTTACGCAATACCACAGGATGGGTTCGGCCAACCGCATATCAAGAAGAGAGAATGGGTGAATAACGACTTTAATTATGACAACGTGTTAAATGCGATGCTGACGTTGTTCGTCGTAGCAACTTTCGAAGGGTGGCCAGC gcTTCTGTACAAATCAATTGACTCATGGAAGGAGGGTGTTGGTCCAAAATATGATGCTCGACCCGCAGTTGCCCTCTTCTATTTCATTTACATCATCGTGATTGCCTTCTTTATGATGaacatttttgttggttttgttattGTCACCTTTCAAGAGCAAGGAGAGCAGGAGTATAGGAATTGTGAGCTTGATAAGAACCAG AGACAATGTGTGGAGTATGCATTAAAAGCAAAACCAACTCGGAGATACATACCAAAGAATCCATGGCAGTACAAAGCCTGGTTCGTTGTCAATTCAACTTACTTCGAGTACTTCATGCTTGTATTGATTTTGCTCAATACAGTGTGCCTTGCAATCCAG caTTACCAACAAGATGCTGGTCTAACAAGAATCCTCAACCACATGAATCTTGTGTTTACCACACTGTTCACCATTGAAATGATATTCAAACTGATCGCCTTCAAACCCAGG CACTACTTTGGTGACCCTTGGAACACATTCGATGCTATTATTGTCTTCGGTAGCATAGCCGACGCAGTGACTACCTTTATA gGAGGAGACAAGTCCTTCAGTATCAATTTCTTTCGTCTCTTCCGTGTAATGCGATTGGTGAAGCTTTTAAGCAGAGGAGAAGGCATTCGGACACTTCTCTGGACTTTTATTAAATCTTTTCAG GCTCTTCCATATGTTGCACTACTGATCGTTCTTCTGTTTTTCATTTATGCTGTGATTGGAATGCAAGTCTTTGGGAAAGTAAAGCCAATAGACGGAGAACAAATTAATCGGAATAATAACTTTCAAACTTTCATTCAATCAGTTCTGCTGCTCTTTAG ATGCGCCACAGGTGAATCCTGGCAGGAGGTGATGCTGGCAGCTGCCAGTGGTAAGGAGTGTGATGACAGATCAGATTGGAACAGTACTGGGCTGGCCTCACCTGAGGATAAGTTTGCCTGCGGCAGTGATTTCTCTTACACATACTTCCTCACATTCTACATGCTCTGTGCCTTTTTG ATCATCAATTTATTCGTTGCTGTCATTATGGACAACTTTGACTATCTGACACGTGATTGGTCTATTCTTGGACCGCATCACCTAGATGAGTTTAAGACAGTGTGGTCAGAGTATGACCCTGAGGCAAA AGGTCGTATAAAACATCTGAATGTGGTAAAGCTACTTCGGAGGATTCAACCTCCTCTTGGATTTGGGAAGTTGTGTCCGCAGAGGATGGCTTGTAGGAAACTGGTGACAATGAATATGCCACTGAACAGTGATGGAACTGTCATGTTCAATGCTACACTATTTGCATTAATTAGAACAtcactaaatattaaaactgaag GAAACATTGACCAGGCAAATGAAGAACTTCGAGctgtcattaaaaaaatatggaagCGAACATCTATCAAGTTGCTTGATCAGATAGCGCCTCCTGCTGGAA ATGATGATATCACAGTGGGCAAGTTCTATGCTACGTACCTCATTCAAGATTACTTCCGAAAATTCCGAGAAAGAAAAGCTGCAGCAAAGCTTGCTAATGACAAAAGTAAAGGTTTATCAGGAGCAAACATGCAAAATCATAAAGATGTGTTCAGTTTGCAG GCTGGACTACGGGCACTGCAGGATGCAGGACCAGAGATAAAGAGAGCAATATCAGGCGGTATTGCACATGACGAACCTTACGCTTCAAATGATGAAAATGAACCAGAACACAGG agAAGACACAGTTTGTTTGGAATGTTAAGAAGGAACAGTGCAACAACACCCACTGCATCAAAACGTCCGCTCCAAGTTGAAAGTGATGACCACAAGAAGAGATATAGTGGAAGGTTTCTGACATCTCAGAG tCCAATGTTGAATCGCCTGACACCAAAATCGCGATCCATACATGACATTGTGATGGCTGCACGTGCCCAGCATTCTGGTCAGAGTGGAGATGAAACTACGAGCAGCATTGCCAGCCCTACAGACGAGTCACTTGGGAGGAATGACTACCACAGCCGCTCTGCTGTCACGCATGGAGAGAACTCAAATGTTAACAACTCCTCCTCAAACTATAGTTTCTCAAGTTATGCAACTGATGATGAACTCAACTCTGTGGGAGGTTATTATGATGAGCATGCTCCTCTGCATCCTGCTGCTCGATCCGAGAGGAAATACAATGACCACCAAag GTACCCAAGCTATGCAAAGCGATGGGACAGGTCGGTGTATCGTTGCGATGATGACAGCAGAACTGTGCTCTACCCACTCCTACCTGTGCACTCACGGGATGAGGAAAGTGAATATGAGACAGATCATACAACATATGCAGCAGCACCTTACCGCTGTAATGATGAGACCTGCTCTGTGGATTTTGAAAAGAGATCAAACTACCAAGCTCAGAATGGTGCTGTGTCAAATCGGACAAACCGTAGTTTGCCTAATGTTCCTTTGAGGACTTCCATTGATCGTCCTGTAGCTTTGAATCCACATGACCACCACCATCACAGGGAAAGTGTAAACAATCACACTAACAGTAATGATAGTGGACCGATGCATTCACGGTACACAATCACCACTCCAAAGCTGAGAATTATGGATTCAGACTACGTTCCGACTATCGATCGCTTTGTTCCTCGCAGCCGACAATCAAAGTCTAAACCACATCGCAGACTCTTGCCAATCCCACCACTTCAACATGCACGGTCGGGCACCATACCTTCTCTTCATTTATCAAATCAGGAAGCATGGAGAACGCCACCAAGTTCTCCAAGACAAGCATTGTCAGTTCGGTCCAATTTAAATTCTCCGATTGGATCCTCAGATGAAGGAGGATGGGCAACTCCAGCTCAACG GTGGACGAGTGAAAGCAATATGGATACTTTTGGTAGAGGCAACCATATTAATTACCACGATTCTCGAAGACAGAGTGGTAATGATTTAATTGAAAAG GTTTTACTGGACGGTGGTCTTCCAGTTCTTGCTCAGGATAAAAACTTTGTGCAAACTATTTCTAAAGAACTTGCAGATGCTTGTGAACTCAGTTTACCTGAACTACATTCTGCAGCAACCAATATAATTAACTCTGA TCATTCTTTGTATGGAAGTGATGAGTCTTTATGCGGAGACGTGTCACCAGACAACCATATTGATGATGATGTGACAAGTTTAGAAGAAGGCAGAGTCTGCTTTCGGCGCAGGTCTAAAACTCGGAAGGATGAACATGGACTTGAGGATGAAATTATAGTTGTCCCAAACATAACCAGCTAA